A genomic segment from uncultured Erythrobacter sp. encodes:
- a CDS encoding alpha/beta hydrolase translates to MMKWVWRGLLALLGILVIAFLIFRTPDTDPAEMRARYGGPPSQFVAIGGGVTVHLRDEGPKDAPAIMLLHGSNADLHTWEPWVAALKGQYRVIRFDQVGHGLTGPDPKDDYSRDNYVADILEVADTLGLKQFILGGNSMGGKHALAFAVSHPERLTGLVLVDGSGGPMLKLDTKKDDDSGNIGFKIAQTPGINLLVEQITPRSLIQQSLEQSVSVKSVASEAAVTRYWELLRYPGNRRATLKRFGYPYDPLAEADIAKVTTPTLILWGEEDRVIPVEAGKWLAKTMPNNTLVIYPKIGHLPHEEAAEATLGDLQPWLAEHALPAKPE, encoded by the coding sequence ATGATGAAGTGGGTCTGGCGCGGTTTACTCGCGCTGCTTGGCATCCTTGTGATCGCCTTCCTGATTTTCCGCACGCCCGATACCGATCCTGCGGAGATGCGCGCCAGATATGGCGGGCCGCCATCGCAATTCGTGGCCATCGGTGGCGGCGTGACCGTGCACCTGCGCGACGAGGGGCCGAAAGATGCGCCCGCGATTATGCTGCTCCACGGTTCAAACGCGGATCTGCACACTTGGGAGCCGTGGGTCGCGGCGCTGAAGGGCCAATACCGCGTGATCCGCTTCGATCAGGTTGGTCATGGCCTTACCGGCCCCGACCCCAAGGACGATTACAGCCGCGACAATTACGTCGCCGATATCCTCGAAGTGGCGGACACGCTGGGACTGAAGCAATTCATCCTCGGCGGCAATTCGATGGGCGGGAAGCACGCGCTGGCCTTTGCGGTCTCCCACCCCGAGCGGCTGACCGGTCTTGTGCTGGTCGATGGCAGCGGCGGGCCGATGCTCAAGCTCGATACCAAGAAAGACGACGACAGCGGCAATATCGGGTTCAAGATCGCGCAGACGCCGGGGATCAATCTACTGGTCGAACAGATCACGCCCCGCAGTCTGATCCAGCAGAGCCTCGAACAATCGGTCTCAGTGAAATCCGTTGCGAGCGAGGCGGCCGTGACTCGTTACTGGGAGCTGCTGCGCTACCCCGGCAATCGCCGTGCGACTTTGAAGCGTTTCGGCTACCCCTATGATCCGCTGGCCGAGGCGGATATTGCCAAGGTCACCACGCCGACGCTGATCCTGTGGGGTGAAGAGGATCGCGTGATCCCCGTTGAAGCGGGCAAGTGGCTCGCAAAGACCATGCCGAACAACACGCTGGTGATCTACCCCAAGATCGGCCACCTCCCGCACGAGGAAGCGGCCGAGGCCACGCTTGGCGACCTGCAACCGTGGCTTGCCGAGCACGCCTTGCCTGCAAAACCGGAGTAA
- a CDS encoding SO2930 family diheme c-type cytochrome produces the protein MKRQGLGLLAFACATFGAALSHATVIEPEPVNDAAITGTAFPKALSAFAFFQDARDQHPSARVYPYALNTPLWSDGAEKLRFIYLPEGTQLTADAEGLLKFPVGAAIIKTFAFGEGEARRLIETRVLLHRTDGWVALPYRWNAEQTEATLALAGGRLDLVTPAGETISYAIPNKNQCKGCHAKDGQVTPIGPKARNLSVKWMAQMLDGGALDRLPPGGATMPVWAGYTDNAPAERFARAYLDVNCAHCHQPGGGASNSGLDLRWEQTDPHAIGILKRPVAAGRGAGGHDFSVLPGQPDNSILLFRMDSAEPGIAMPELGKASVDRQGVAVVRRWIAEMK, from the coding sequence GTGAAGCGGCAGGGTCTCGGCCTACTGGCTTTCGCCTGCGCCACGTTCGGCGCAGCGCTCAGCCATGCGACGGTGATTGAGCCTGAGCCGGTCAACGACGCGGCGATCACCGGCACTGCTTTTCCCAAGGCGCTGAGCGCGTTCGCGTTTTTTCAGGATGCCCGCGATCAACACCCGAGCGCGCGTGTGTACCCCTATGCGCTCAACACGCCGCTATGGTCGGACGGCGCAGAGAAGCTGCGCTTCATCTATCTGCCCGAAGGCACGCAGCTTACGGCTGATGCCGAGGGGCTGCTGAAGTTCCCGGTCGGCGCAGCGATCATCAAGACCTTTGCGTTCGGCGAAGGCGAGGCGCGGCGGTTGATCGAAACCCGTGTGCTGCTCCACCGCACGGATGGCTGGGTGGCACTGCCCTATCGCTGGAATGCCGAGCAGACCGAGGCGACGCTGGCCTTGGCGGGCGGCAGGCTCGATCTGGTCACTCCGGCAGGCGAGACGATTTCCTATGCCATTCCGAACAAGAACCAGTGCAAGGGCTGTCACGCCAAGGACGGGCAGGTGACCCCGATCGGCCCCAAGGCGCGCAACCTGTCGGTCAAATGGATGGCGCAGATGCTGGACGGCGGGGCGCTCGACAGGCTGCCTCCGGGCGGGGCGACGATGCCGGTCTGGGCGGGTTACACGGACAATGCGCCTGCCGAACGCTTCGCCCGCGCCTATCTCGATGTGAACTGCGCCCATTGCCACCAGCCCGGCGGGGGCGCGTCCAACTCAGGGCTAGACCTGCGCTGGGAGCAAACCGATCCCCACGCAATCGGCATCCTCAAGCGGCCTGTCGCGGCGGGGCGCGGGGCAGGGGGGCATGATTTCTCGGTGCTCCCCGGCCAGCCCGATAATTCGATCCTGCTGTTCCGAATGGACAGTGCGGAGCCCGGTATCGCCATGCCTGAACTGGGCAAGGCCAGCGTTGACAGGCAAGGCGTCGCCGTCGTGCGGCGCTGGATTGCGGAGATGAAATGA